The Muricauda sp. SCSIO 65647 genome includes a region encoding these proteins:
- the gyrB gene encoding DNA topoisomerase (ATP-hydrolyzing) subunit B has protein sequence MSEEVKEKQYSADSIQALEGMEHVRMRPSMYIGDISTRGLHHLVYEVVDNSIDEALAGHCDTISVIINEDNSITVEDNGRGIPVGLHKKEGVSALEVVMTKIGAGGKFDKDSYKVSGGLHGVGVSVVNALSEKLKATVHREGKVWEQEYERGKTLYPVKSVGNSKETGTIITFHPDNQIFTQTTEYSYDTLANRMRELAYLNKGVTITLSDRRNKDEKGEFLGEKFYSEEGLKEFIKFLDGNRESLIQNVIAMEGEKNGIPVEVAMVYNTGFTENLHSYVNNINTHEGGTHLSGFRRGLTTTLKKYADNSGMLDKLKFEVSGDDFREGLTAIVSVKVAEPQFEGQTKTKLGNREVSSAVSQAVSEMLTNYLEEHPDDAKSVVQKVILAAQARHAAQKAREMVQRKNPMTGGGLPGKLSDCSDQDPENCELFLVEGDSAGGTAKQGRDRNFQAILPLRGKILNVEKAMQHKVFENEEIRNIYTALGVTIGTEEDSKALNLEKLRYYKVIIMCDADVDGSHIETLILTFFFRYMRELIEAGHVYIATPPLYLVKKGTKKRYAWNDKERDEIIESMGGGASIQRYKGLGEMNAEQLWDTTMNPEFRTLRQVSIENATESDRIFSMLMGDEVPPRREFIEKNAVYANIDA, from the coding sequence ATGAGCGAAGAAGTCAAAGAAAAACAATATTCTGCCGATAGTATTCAGGCACTCGAGGGTATGGAACACGTGCGTATGCGTCCCTCGATGTACATTGGCGATATCAGTACCCGGGGCTTGCACCATTTGGTTTATGAAGTGGTCGATAATTCGATTGATGAGGCTTTGGCCGGGCATTGTGATACTATCTCGGTCATCATAAATGAAGACAACTCAATTACTGTTGAAGATAACGGTAGGGGCATCCCAGTCGGTCTGCACAAAAAAGAGGGGGTTTCCGCCCTTGAGGTGGTCATGACCAAGATCGGGGCCGGAGGTAAGTTTGATAAAGACTCCTACAAAGTTTCGGGTGGCTTGCACGGTGTGGGGGTTTCGGTAGTGAATGCACTTTCTGAAAAACTGAAGGCTACGGTCCATCGCGAGGGCAAGGTTTGGGAGCAAGAATATGAAAGGGGCAAGACGTTGTATCCTGTAAAAAGCGTTGGTAACAGCAAAGAAACAGGTACGATCATCACCTTTCATCCAGATAATCAAATTTTCACCCAGACTACAGAATACAGTTATGACACCCTGGCCAACAGAATGCGTGAATTGGCCTATTTGAACAAAGGGGTGACCATTACACTGAGCGATCGGCGAAATAAAGATGAAAAAGGTGAGTTTTTGGGCGAGAAGTTCTATTCTGAGGAAGGTCTAAAAGAATTCATCAAATTTTTAGATGGTAACCGTGAGTCTTTGATACAAAATGTCATAGCCATGGAAGGGGAAAAAAATGGCATTCCCGTTGAGGTGGCCATGGTCTACAACACCGGTTTTACCGAGAACCTCCACTCGTACGTGAACAATATCAACACCCATGAGGGGGGTACGCACCTTTCTGGATTTAGAAGAGGTCTGACCACCACTTTGAAGAAGTACGCCGATAATTCGGGCATGCTTGACAAACTGAAGTTCGAGGTTTCTGGTGATGATTTCCGTGAGGGATTAACGGCAATCGTATCGGTCAAAGTGGCCGAGCCACAATTTGAGGGTCAAACAAAGACGAAATTGGGCAATAGAGAGGTTTCTAGTGCGGTTAGCCAAGCGGTTTCTGAGATGTTGACCAATTATTTGGAAGAACACCCCGATGATGCCAAAAGTGTGGTGCAAAAGGTGATTTTGGCGGCTCAGGCAAGACATGCGGCACAAAAGGCCCGTGAAATGGTACAGCGCAAGAACCCCATGACAGGTGGTGGACTCCCAGGGAAGCTTTCTGACTGTTCAGACCAAGACCCCGAAAACTGCGAATTGTTTTTGGTTGAGGGTGATTCGGCAGGAGGTACCGCCAAACAGGGCCGTGACCGGAATTTTCAGGCCATTTTACCCCTGCGTGGTAAAATTTTGAACGTAGAAAAGGCCATGCAGCACAAGGTCTTTGAAAATGAGGAAATCAGAAATATTTATACCGCTTTGGGGGTGACCATAGGAACAGAAGAAGATAGCAAGGCCTTGAACCTCGAGAAATTGCGCTATTACAAGGTAATCATCATGTGCGATGCCGATGTTGATGGTAGCCATATCGAGACCTTGATACTTACCTTCTTTTTCCGCTATATGCGTGAACTGATCGAAGCTGGTCATGTGTACATTGCCACACCGCCTTTGTACCTTGTCAAAAAGGGAACCAAAAAGCGTTATGCATGGAATGATAAGGAACGTGACGAAATTATCGAATCAATGGGTGGTGGTGCGAGCATTCAACGTTATAAAGGTCTTGGTGAAATGAACGCCGAACAGTTGTGGGATACCACTATGAACCCTGAATTCAGGACTTTGCGCCAAGTCAGTATTGAAAATGCGACCGAATCAGACCGCATTTTCTCAATGTTGATGGGTGATGAAGTGCCACCAAGGCGAGAGTTTATCGAGAAAAATGCCGTTTATGCGAACATTGATGCATAA
- a CDS encoding amidohydrolase has translation MRILVSLSLVFLMLSCSTREPVELIVHNANVYTVDSVFSKATAFAVNDGTFVAVGSNDAIVKKYTSKNMLDANGKTIVPGLIDAHCHFYGLGLNQQVVDLVGTKSFDEVVQRVLDFRNENPDAEVISGRGWDQNDWEVKEFPTSLQLDKLFANTPVVLERVDGHAYLVNQKALDMAGITNETKVEGGEIVRESSGHATGVLIDAPMALVDAVLPKPDVNTSARALKDAERICFDYGLTTVNDAGLGRSTIELIDSLQKMGELKMRVYAMVSNSEENLDHFLNKGIVKTDKLNVRSVKVYGDGALGSRGAALRAPYSDKPGHFGAMVTPVEKIGELAERIAASQYQMNTHAIGDSANIVILKAYRNALQGKDDRRWKIEHAQVISIEDFDYFEGGIIPSVQPTHATSDMYWAEDRLGPERVKGAYAFKTLLDKAGTVALGTDFPVERVSPFLTFYAAVARKDLEHYPEGGFQMKDALSREETLKGMTIWAAYSNFEEHEKGSIEAGKFADFVILSDDIMIVPEGEIPNLKAEQVFLGGEKVK, from the coding sequence ATGCGAATTCTTGTTTCCCTTTCCCTTGTTTTCTTAATGCTATCGTGCAGTACCCGCGAACCTGTTGAACTTATAGTTCACAATGCCAATGTCTATACGGTCGACAGCGTTTTTTCAAAAGCCACGGCTTTTGCCGTGAACGATGGTACATTTGTGGCGGTTGGGTCAAATGATGCCATTGTAAAAAAATATACTTCGAAAAATATGTTGGATGCCAATGGCAAGACCATTGTACCTGGTTTGATCGATGCACATTGTCACTTTTATGGCCTTGGCCTTAACCAACAGGTGGTTGATTTGGTAGGCACCAAAAGCTTTGATGAGGTCGTACAAAGGGTACTTGATTTTCGCAATGAAAACCCTGACGCAGAAGTCATCAGTGGTCGTGGATGGGATCAAAACGATTGGGAGGTCAAGGAATTCCCCACCAGTCTACAGCTCGACAAATTATTTGCAAATACCCCTGTAGTGCTCGAAAGAGTCGATGGCCACGCCTATTTGGTCAACCAAAAGGCTCTTGATATGGCCGGTATCACCAACGAAACCAAAGTTGAGGGAGGTGAAATCGTAAGGGAAAGCAGTGGCCACGCAACGGGTGTTTTGATTGACGCCCCAATGGCTTTGGTCGATGCCGTACTGCCAAAACCCGATGTGAATACCAGTGCCAGGGCATTAAAGGATGCAGAGCGTATCTGCTTTGATTATGGCTTGACCACCGTTAACGATGCGGGGCTGGGCCGTTCCACAATTGAATTGATCGATAGTTTGCAAAAAATGGGTGAATTGAAAATGCGTGTCTATGCCATGGTGAGCAACTCAGAAGAAAACCTCGATCACTTCTTGAACAAGGGTATAGTCAAGACCGATAAACTCAATGTTCGGTCTGTAAAAGTGTACGGTGATGGGGCATTGGGTTCTCGTGGCGCGGCATTGCGTGCACCGTATAGCGATAAGCCTGGTCATTTTGGGGCCATGGTCACGCCAGTAGAAAAAATTGGGGAGCTTGCAGAACGTATTGCTGCTTCTCAATACCAAATGAATACGCACGCCATAGGCGATTCTGCCAATATTGTCATTTTGAAAGCCTATCGGAACGCTTTGCAGGGAAAGGATGACCGTCGCTGGAAGATTGAACATGCACAAGTCATTTCAATTGAAGACTTTGATTATTTTGAGGGAGGAATCATTCCCTCTGTGCAACCCACACATGCGACCAGTGACATGTACTGGGCCGAAGATCGATTGGGGCCTGAAAGGGTAAAAGGGGCCTATGCCTTCAAGACCTTATTGGACAAAGCGGGAACAGTTGCCCTAGGCACTGATTTTCCGGTGGAGCGGGTGAGTCCATTCTTGACCTTTTATGCCGCAGTGGCGAGAAAAGATTTGGAGCATTATCCCGAAGGTGGATTTCAGATGAAAGACGCCTTATCACGTGAAGAAACCCTGAAGGGCATGACCATTTGGGCCGCATATTCCAATTTTGAGGAACATGAAAAAGGAAGCATTGAAGCGGGCAAGTTTGCAGATTTCGTGATTTTGAGCGATGATATCATGATCGTACCCGAAGGGGAGATTCCGAACCTAAAGGCCGAACAGGTTTTTTTGGGCGGGGAAAAGGTCAAATAA
- a CDS encoding OmpA family protein yields the protein MMVREIQIFSVILFFIQVFCAHAQNLVINGGFEQYISCPQEMSNLSKDVKSITAPTKGTTDYFNKCGSLEMGVPKNFKGEQKAFEGDAYAGLHFYAPNEYREYLQFEFKEPLKKGKLYRVSIRVSLAEESVVAMQEMSALFVSGSFKAEINQNLSPRRMERFNVEKYSYVKLETKDVLFDSENWAEVTSEFVAKGYEKYMVIGNFKNNKTSRKIRLEVEENKPVEMSYYFIDEVSVTYLRDAQYELDKPFVLNQLLFEFDEFNLTEEGKRDIRKIYSHLRKHPKLKLTINGHTDDLGTDPYNKYLSSRRAWTVAKYLHELGLDKKRISWEGHGENMPAIKDITEKGREKNRRVEFVMTEFEDDH from the coding sequence ATGATGGTTCGGGAAATTCAGATTTTTTCGGTCATTTTATTTTTTATCCAGGTTTTTTGTGCCCATGCACAAAATTTGGTCATCAACGGTGGATTTGAACAGTATATTTCTTGCCCACAAGAGATGAGCAATCTTTCCAAAGATGTTAAGAGCATCACCGCCCCAACCAAAGGTACGACTGACTATTTTAACAAATGTGGCTCATTGGAGATGGGCGTACCCAAGAACTTTAAAGGTGAGCAAAAAGCATTTGAAGGTGATGCCTATGCGGGCCTTCATTTCTATGCACCGAACGAATATCGAGAATATCTACAGTTTGAATTCAAAGAGCCCCTAAAGAAAGGAAAACTGTACCGAGTTTCAATAAGGGTAAGCTTGGCGGAAGAATCTGTGGTGGCCATGCAAGAAATGTCGGCATTGTTTGTATCCGGTTCTTTTAAAGCCGAGATCAACCAGAATTTATCACCCCGAAGAATGGAAAGATTCAATGTAGAAAAATATTCCTATGTCAAACTCGAGACAAAAGATGTGTTGTTTGACAGTGAAAACTGGGCAGAAGTGACCAGTGAGTTTGTTGCCAAAGGCTACGAAAAGTATATGGTCATAGGTAATTTCAAGAACAACAAAACCTCTCGAAAAATTAGGCTCGAGGTAGAAGAGAACAAACCGGTAGAGATGTCATATTACTTCATAGATGAGGTTTCGGTCACCTATCTAAGGGATGCGCAGTATGAACTTGACAAACCATTTGTATTGAACCAACTACTATTCGAATTTGATGAATTTAATTTGACCGAAGAGGGAAAAAGAGATATCAGAAAAATTTACAGCCACTTGAGGAAGCATCCTAAACTTAAACTGACCATCAATGGGCATACTGATGATTTGGGCACTGATCCCTACAACAAGTATCTTTCTTCGCGAAGGGCTTGGACGGTAGCAAAATACCTACATGAACTGGGTCTCGACAAGAAACGCATTTCTTGGGAGGGTCACGGTGAAAACATGCCCGCTATCAAAGATATTACAGAGAAGGGCAGAGAGAAGAACAGAAGGGTCGAGTTTGTGATGACCGAATTTGAAGATGATCATTAA
- the asnB gene encoding asparagine synthase B has translation MCGIVCAFDLKQGTEVLRPQLLEMSKKVRHRGPDWSGIYANEKAILAHERLAIVDPASGKQPLVSPDEKLILAANGEIYNHRELRKQFEGKYDFKTMSDCEVILALYQEKGPDFIDEMNGIFGFAIYDTEKDEYFIARDHKGIIPLYIGWDRNGTFYVASELKALEGVCSKIELFPPGHYLHSTDGEFKRWYQRDWMEYEAVKENETSIKEVRDALEAAVHRQLMSDVPYGVLLSGGLDSSVTSAIAKKYSQKRIESDDTKDAWWPQLHSFSVGLEGSPDLAAAQLVADHIGTVHHEIKFTIQEGLDAIRDVIYNLETYDITTIRASTPMYLMARVIKSMGIKMVLSGEGADELFGGYLYFHKAPSPKDFHEETVRKLGKLHMYDCLRANKSLAAWGIEGRVPFLDKEFIDVAMRINPKDKMINGERMEKWVVRKAFESYLPESVAWRQKEQFSDGVGYSWIDTLKELVESEISDEQMKNAHFKFPIQTPATKEEYYYRSIFEDHFPSDAAALSVPQEPSVACSTKIALEWDEAFKNMNDPSGRAVAKVHEDAYVK, from the coding sequence ATGTGCGGAATTGTTTGTGCATTTGACCTTAAGCAAGGTACCGAGGTGCTACGGCCACAATTATTGGAAATGTCAAAAAAAGTTAGGCATCGAGGCCCTGACTGGAGTGGCATTTATGCCAACGAGAAGGCCATTTTGGCCCATGAACGTTTGGCCATAGTAGACCCGGCATCGGGCAAGCAACCTTTGGTGAGTCCTGATGAAAAGTTGATTTTGGCGGCCAATGGCGAAATATATAACCATAGAGAGCTGAGAAAGCAATTCGAGGGCAAATATGATTTCAAAACCATGTCAGATTGCGAGGTCATTTTGGCATTGTACCAAGAAAAGGGTCCTGATTTCATCGACGAAATGAACGGCATCTTCGGTTTTGCCATTTACGATACAGAAAAGGACGAGTATTTTATTGCCCGTGACCATAAGGGCATTATTCCCCTGTATATCGGTTGGGACCGCAACGGAACCTTTTATGTAGCTTCAGAATTAAAAGCGCTTGAAGGTGTTTGTTCGAAGATTGAGCTTTTCCCTCCCGGTCACTACCTGCACAGTACCGACGGAGAGTTCAAGCGATGGTACCAAAGAGATTGGATGGAGTATGAGGCGGTAAAAGAGAATGAGACCAGTATTAAAGAGGTGCGAGATGCCCTTGAAGCGGCCGTGCACCGACAATTGATGTCTGATGTGCCCTACGGTGTGCTGCTTTCGGGCGGATTGGATTCTTCGGTTACTTCCGCAATAGCAAAAAAATATTCCCAAAAAAGAATTGAATCAGATGATACCAAAGATGCGTGGTGGCCCCAGTTGCACTCTTTTTCGGTAGGTTTGGAAGGTTCACCTGATCTGGCCGCCGCGCAATTGGTTGCTGACCATATAGGAACGGTTCATCACGAGATCAAGTTCACCATACAAGAAGGCCTTGATGCCATCAGGGATGTTATCTACAATTTAGAAACGTATGACATCACCACGATAAGGGCCTCTACCCCGATGTATTTGATGGCCCGTGTGATTAAGTCAATGGGTATCAAGATGGTGCTTTCGGGTGAAGGCGCTGATGAGTTGTTTGGTGGGTATCTATACTTTCATAAGGCCCCGAGTCCAAAAGATTTTCACGAAGAGACGGTTCGAAAGCTGGGCAAATTGCACATGTATGATTGCTTAAGGGCCAACAAATCCCTTGCAGCATGGGGTATTGAGGGCCGGGTACCGTTTTTGGATAAAGAATTTATCGATGTTGCCATGCGTATCAACCCCAAAGACAAAATGATCAATGGAGAACGTATGGAAAAATGGGTGGTTCGCAAGGCTTTTGAATCATATCTGCCAGAAAGTGTGGCTTGGAGACAAAAAGAACAGTTTTCTGATGGAGTGGGGTACAGTTGGATCGACACCTTGAAAGAATTGGTCGAAAGTGAAATTTCTGATGAACAAATGAAGAATGCCCATTTCAAGTTTCCGATACAGACCCCGGCCACTAAAGAAGAATATTATTATCGATCTATATTCGAAGATCATTTTCCATCAGATGCTGCTGCGCTAAGTGTACCTCAAGAACCATCGGTGGCCTGTAGTACCAAAATAGCATTAGAGTGGGATGAGGCCTTCAAGAACATGAATGACCCATCAGGTAGGGCGGTTGCCAAAGTGCACGAAGACGCCTATGTAAAATAA
- a CDS encoding response regulator, with protein MGKLKSILLIDDDEVTNYVNSILFKKADCCEKLEICQDGQAALNFLNNCIAQRTHFPEIILLDINMPKMSGWEFIDEYIKIEKAYRQNTAVVMLTTSLNVKDEVFLQHYEEVRAFCHKPLSVGQINGLVRAYS; from the coding sequence TTGGGCAAACTCAAATCCATTTTGTTGATCGATGACGATGAAGTCACGAACTATGTGAATTCCATCCTTTTTAAAAAAGCAGATTGCTGTGAAAAACTCGAGATTTGTCAAGACGGACAAGCAGCACTGAATTTCCTCAATAATTGTATAGCACAGAGAACCCATTTTCCAGAAATCATTTTATTGGATATCAACATGCCCAAAATGTCGGGTTGGGAGTTTATAGATGAATATATTAAAATCGAAAAAGCCTATAGACAAAATACCGCCGTGGTTATGTTGACCACATCGTTAAACGTAAAAGATGAGGTGTTTTTACAACATTACGAAGAAGTAAGGGCATTTTGCCATAAACCCTTATCTGTCGGGCAGATCAATGGTTTGGTAAGGGCCTACTCGTGA
- a CDS encoding DUF2911 domain-containing protein — MKKIYLFFALTVALVCSNEINAQEFSGLDKSPADIAAYPASYRVADKNVRIIYSRPQLKGRSLSELAPEGKVWRTGANEAPEITFYKDAKIGGQEIKAGTYSLFTIPGEGEWTVILNKNLNQWGAYSYNSDADVARISAKASSGSENLEAFSIAFDDDGNLHMGWGTTRVSVPMAF, encoded by the coding sequence ATGAAAAAGATTTATTTGTTTTTTGCGCTGACCGTCGCACTGGTCTGCAGTAATGAAATCAATGCCCAAGAATTCAGCGGTCTAGATAAAAGCCCTGCTGATATTGCCGCCTATCCTGCAAGTTACAGGGTAGCTGACAAGAACGTTCGTATCATTTACAGCAGGCCCCAGTTAAAGGGCCGTAGCCTTTCAGAATTGGCTCCAGAGGGCAAGGTCTGGAGGACCGGCGCCAATGAAGCACCTGAAATCACTTTTTACAAAGACGCAAAAATTGGTGGGCAAGAGATAAAAGCCGGAACGTATTCGCTTTTCACAATACCCGGTGAGGGTGAATGGACCGTCATTTTGAATAAAAACCTGAACCAATGGGGTGCTTATTCATATAACAGCGATGCCGATGTCGCCCGTATCTCTGCTAAGGCAAGTAGTGGTTCTGAAAACCTCGAAGCTTTTTCAATCGCCTTTGACGATGACGGAAACCTACATATGGGTTGGGGCACAACCAGGGTAAGTGTTCCTATGGCATTCTAA
- a CDS encoding cupin-like domain-containing protein, translated as MDLLPDILAHGEPITTLTDIDPKTFKKEFFNKKKPVLLKGFAKKWPAFHKWNFDFFANLQIEDQIDMEVGNVLNKDTVLTERKIKDFLEDVRDNKDKGTDDKTYLTAYQIFEEFPELLNDVDFSYLTDNTVDDVPAVWIGPKGTITGLHSDDHNNMLAQIVGRKIMIVASPKFKQNFYPSPKFDYGAVLSRVDLNNFDEEKFPAFREIEFFIVELEPGDVLYNPKGWWHYVKSLEPSISTNTFAYTRGDMVFLRPVEWLKITLHHRGLYKANNCTCHAVVNGVRVAK; from the coding sequence ATGGATCTTTTACCCGATATTCTTGCACACGGCGAGCCCATCACTACTTTGACAGACATTGATCCAAAAACCTTTAAAAAAGAATTTTTTAATAAAAAAAAGCCGGTGCTTCTCAAGGGATTTGCCAAAAAATGGCCAGCCTTTCACAAGTGGAATTTCGATTTTTTTGCAAATCTTCAAATTGAAGATCAAATCGATATGGAAGTAGGCAATGTGCTCAACAAAGATACGGTGCTTACCGAGCGAAAAATCAAGGATTTTTTGGAGGACGTAAGGGACAATAAAGACAAAGGGACCGATGATAAAACATACTTGACAGCCTATCAGATTTTTGAGGAGTTTCCAGAGTTGCTCAATGATGTTGATTTTTCATATTTGACCGACAACACCGTTGATGATGTGCCCGCTGTTTGGATCGGCCCTAAAGGAACGATTACAGGGTTGCATTCAGATGACCACAATAATATGCTGGCCCAAATCGTAGGGCGAAAGATAATGATCGTGGCATCGCCTAAATTCAAGCAAAATTTTTATCCAAGCCCAAAATTTGATTATGGAGCTGTTTTGAGCAGAGTAGATCTCAACAATTTTGATGAGGAAAAGTTTCCCGCATTCAGGGAGATAGAGTTTTTCATAGTTGAGCTAGAGCCTGGTGATGTACTCTATAACCCTAAGGGGTGGTGGCACTATGTCAAGTCGTTGGAACCTTCTATCAGTACCAATACCTTTGCATACACAAGAGGTGATATGGTTTTTTTGCGGCCTGTCGAGTGGTTGAAAATAACATTGCACCATCGTGGTCTTTATAAAGCCAACAACTGCACCTGTCACGCTGTTGTCAATGGTGTACGGGTGGCAAAGTGA
- a CDS encoding OmpA family protein has product MRQPTLNSALFFVVGFSFAQNLVKNPSFEDFVECPNALGTFNEHVHHWGTPTAGTTDYFNSCSKVMGAPENFNGIQHPKFGNAYAGLYFFAPADYREYVQVELSRPLRKDKTYHLKFHISLAEGSDFAVKDFGVLFSYLPIDIATKKNLSKGRLYKMKNNKMHSFEINHPEFHQNKTDWLEVNAQFIAKGFERYLILGNLRENAATRRIKTKRRETKKGAYYYIDMVAISSSENEMERQAFDIDSTYAFKNVHFEFDSFQLNAKAKTELDQIFGYLNKNPDFEIEIRAHTDSRGGTAYNKRLSESRAKSIVSYLLDLGLSKTRVFSKGFGSSKPIADNATEEGRQKNRRAEFEFKKEHD; this is encoded by the coding sequence ATGAGACAGCCTACCTTAAATAGCGCTCTTTTTTTTGTGGTCGGGTTCAGTTTTGCACAGAACCTGGTCAAGAACCCCAGTTTTGAAGATTTTGTTGAATGCCCAAATGCCTTGGGCACATTCAATGAGCATGTTCACCATTGGGGCACACCGACAGCAGGTACTACCGACTACTTCAACAGTTGTAGTAAGGTTATGGGAGCACCTGAAAATTTCAATGGCATACAGCATCCTAAGTTTGGCAACGCTTATGCAGGGCTCTATTTTTTTGCGCCGGCTGACTATCGCGAATATGTGCAAGTAGAGCTATCTAGACCTCTCAGAAAAGACAAGACCTATCATTTGAAATTTCATATCAGTTTGGCCGAGGGCTCTGATTTTGCGGTTAAGGATTTTGGGGTGCTGTTCTCTTACCTTCCCATTGACATTGCAACAAAGAAAAACCTATCAAAGGGACGGCTTTACAAAATGAAGAACAACAAAATGCATTCCTTTGAAATCAATCACCCCGAATTTCACCAAAACAAGACCGATTGGCTTGAGGTCAATGCGCAATTTATTGCCAAAGGTTTTGAACGTTATTTGATTTTAGGCAATCTTCGTGAAAATGCCGCGACCCGTAGGATCAAAACCAAGCGGCGTGAAACAAAAAAAGGCGCCTACTATTATATTGACATGGTTGCCATTTCATCAAGCGAGAATGAAATGGAACGACAAGCTTTTGATATTGATTCAACGTACGCCTTTAAAAACGTACATTTTGAATTTGATAGTTTTCAATTGAACGCAAAGGCAAAAACGGAACTTGACCAAATTTTTGGTTATTTGAACAAAAACCCAGATTTCGAGATCGAAATACGCGCCCATACCGATAGTAGGGGGGGTACAGCATACAATAAAAGACTTTCAGAGAGCAGGGCCAAATCAATAGTCTCTTATTTGTTAGATCTTGGCCTATCAAAGACCCGGGTGTTTTCAAAAGGATTTGGCAGTAGCAAGCCAATTGCCGATAATGCGACCGAAGAAGGCCGTCAAAAGAACCGCAGGGCCGAGTTTGAGTTCAAAAAAGAGCATGATTGA
- a CDS encoding DUF6588 family protein: MKRIIWLAALLLATFGRGQDLNDLFISGLDDAERFANDYLRPVQEAGIYSVSNGWYNTADAKPLGGFEISIIGNLTGFKNKDDKKAFVLDPSDYDNLDFVDNPGTPRQVSTALGDIEDVRVFVEDENGLLREEFELPSGLASEDFNFVPSGYIQASVGLIKGLEVKARFLPKIKFDDDAEIGLFGAGIQYEFTKLLPADKLLPVAISAVIGYTGMNGEYDFTDSNVIDGSNQRIDASFNTWNFSAVISTRKIPVINFYGGIGYITGKSDIDLLGEYVVSSGPFQNTYIDPFTVSNDASGVAATLGTKIKLGFFRINVDYNIAEFSTLTAGIHFGFR; the protein is encoded by the coding sequence ATGAAGCGAATTATATGGTTGGCTGCTTTATTGTTGGCCACTTTTGGAAGAGGCCAAGATTTAAACGACCTCTTCATTTCTGGTCTTGACGATGCAGAACGTTTTGCGAACGATTATTTGAGGCCTGTTCAGGAGGCCGGAATCTACAGTGTCTCAAATGGATGGTACAATACCGCAGATGCAAAGCCCCTTGGTGGCTTCGAAATATCAATAATCGGTAATCTGACGGGCTTCAAGAACAAAGATGACAAAAAGGCTTTTGTTTTAGACCCAAGTGATTATGACAATTTAGATTTTGTGGATAACCCCGGTACACCTAGACAAGTTTCCACCGCATTGGGTGACATTGAAGATGTTAGAGTCTTTGTTGAAGATGAAAACGGACTTTTGAGGGAAGAATTTGAATTGCCCTCCGGTTTGGCCTCTGAAGACTTCAACTTCGTTCCCTCTGGCTATATTCAGGCGAGTGTGGGCTTGATAAAGGGTCTTGAGGTAAAGGCACGTTTTCTGCCAAAGATAAAATTCGATGATGATGCCGAGATCGGCCTTTTTGGCGCCGGTATTCAATATGAATTCACCAAATTGTTGCCTGCTGATAAATTATTGCCAGTGGCCATATCGGCAGTCATTGGCTATACTGGCATGAATGGCGAATACGATTTTACCGATTCTAACGTAATTGATGGTAGCAATCAGCGCATCGATGCCTCTTTCAATACATGGAATTTTAGTGCCGTAATCTCCACAAGAAAGATTCCGGTCATTAATTTTTATGGCGGAATCGGCTACATTACAGGGAAATCAGATATAGACCTGCTGGGTGAGTATGTGGTATCATCAGGCCCGTTTCAGAACACTTATATAGACCCCTTTACGGTATCAAACGATGCCAGTGGGGTTGCGGCCACCCTGGGCACCAAGATAAAATTGGGCTTTTTCAGAATCAATGTCGATTATAATATAGCAGAATTCAGTACGTTGACAGCCGGTATCCATTTCGGGTTTCGTTAA